The following proteins are encoded in a genomic region of Spartobacteria bacterium:
- a CDS encoding TraB family protein — LPSSILTVKGFWTNPVSRILLVVIFANLGASIGVFISGSWIAAKVF; from the coding sequence TCTGCCTTCCAGTATCCTGACCGTGAAAGGATTTTGGACCAATCCGGTCAGCCGTATTCTGCTGGTGGTTATTTTCGCCAATCTGGGCGCATCTATCGGAGTGTTCATTTCCGGAAGCTGGATCGCGGCCAAGGTGTTTTGA